In Pithys albifrons albifrons isolate INPA30051 chromosome 16, PitAlb_v1, whole genome shotgun sequence, a genomic segment contains:
- the NLRC3 gene encoding NLR family CARD domain-containing protein 3 isoform X4, translating to MASSQGGLGGLDQAVPQATGEVHLTAVPGRDHLPPGEAGAPDSGGGWPGAGAELPARAEPMVQKHLESLQSYYGNGLETGVLQRLINLLLVEGLTDIQQKEHDILQTETTKGLPNASKSIPLEKLFLPLSKVSIPPRNSVTIGVAGIGKSTLVKLFIYMWAKGEINRDIVFVLPLTFRELNTYEKLSAERLICSAFPHITEPNCILAGAARTLLILDGLDEFKTPLDFSNAVVCTDPKKEIQVDSLITNIIRGNLLQEASVWVTSRPMAARQIPAGLVDRMTEIRGFGAAEMKDFLDQMFFDNRDLSSQVLQHIRANRSLYVLCTVPGFCQISGSSIAYYLKTSVDQPQETIIVPRTLSEIYSYYFKMALGGNCLEKPRETLRIEQAVNNSKKMVGSLGRLAFYGLLRKKHVFYEQDMKAYGIDLSLLQSSLCTRLLLKEEMKTFTAYYFSHLTVQEFLAALYYYTVAKRAIFDLFTESGMSWPKLGFLSHFKSTVQRSLQAEDRQLDIFVRFLSGLLSPQVNKLLSGWLLVKDEHNSFRSQAATFLQGCLNTDYAISSRTVNIMHCLYEIQHMEIAKTVEEAMKNESLAGMLTPVNCSALAYLLQVSDVCVEETNLSNCLTYNVCKSLLSQLLFLHNLRLDNNQFKDNVMELLGSVLSVKDCQIQKLSLAENQISNKGAKALARSLLVNRSLTALDLRSNSIGPAGAKALADALKKNQILLSLNLQHNTIKEDGATFLAEALLTNNRLVTLHLQKNAIGAQGARKIAEALKQNCSLKELILSSNSVGDNGSVALAEALRVNHSLQSLDLQSNSISSTGVTALTAALCSNKGLISLNLAANLLYDEGGKAIALAIKENRALTSLHLQWNFIQVNASMALAQALQSNSSLASLDLQENAVGDEGMAALSAALKVNTTLADLHLQVASVGVAGAQALAEALMVNKSLQILDLRGNSIGVAGAKAMANALKVNRSLRWLNLQENSLGMDGAICIATALKGNHGLTYVNLQGNLIGQSGAKMISNTIQINSPNCIVDV from the exons AGCCCATGGTGCAGAAGCACCTGGAGAGTCTCCAAAGCTACTATGGGAATGGCTTGGAGACAGGTGTCCTGCAGCGACTCATCAACCTGCTACTGGTGGAAGGTTTGACTGATATCCAGCAGAAGGAGCATGACATCCTGCAGACTGAAACCACAAAAGGCCTACCAAATGCATCCAAAAGCATCCCTTTGGAGAAGCTCTTCCTGCCTCTCTCCAAGGTCAGCATCCCACCACGGAACTCTGTCACCATTGGAGTGGCTGGGATTGGCAAAAGCACACTGGTGAAGCTGTTTATCTACATGTGGGCAAAGGGGGAGATCAACCGGGacattgtgtttgtgctgccCCTCACCTTCCGGGAGCTCAACACCTACGAGAAGCTCTCTGCCGAGAGGCTCATCTGCTCAGCATTCCCTCACATCACTGAGCCAAATTGCATCTTGGCAGGAGCCGCCAGGACCCTGCTCATCCTCGATGGCTTGGATGAATTCAAGACTCCTTTGGATTTTTCCAATGCAGTGGTATGCACTGATCCCAAAAAGGAGATCCAAGTGGACAGCCTGATCACCAACATTATACGGGGCaacctgctgcaggaggcaTCTGTCTGGGTCACATCGCGGCCAATGGCAGCCAGACAAATCCCCGCAGGGCTGGTTGACAGGATGACGGAAATACGAGGGTTTGGAGCTGCAGAGATGAAGGACTTCTTGGACCAGATGTTCTTTGACAACAGAGACCTGTCCAGCCAAGTCCTGCAGCACATCAGGGCTAACAGGTCATTATATGTCCTGTGCACTGTTCCTGGCTTCTGCCAGATATCTGGCTCCTCAATCGCTTATTACTTAAAAACCAGTGTGGATCAACCCCAAGAAACAATCATTGTCCCCAGGACCCTATCAGAAATCTATtcctattattttaaaatggctCTGGGTGGTAACTGTCTGGAAAAGCCAAGAGAAACCCTCAGGATTGAGCAGGCTGTGAACAACAGCAAGAAGATGgtgggcagcctgggcagacTGGCCTTCTATGGGCTGCTCAGAAAGAAACACGTGTTTTATGAGCAAGACATGAAGGCATATGGCATCGACCTCTccttgctgcagagcagcctgtgcaCTCGATTGCTACTCAAGGAGGAGATGAAGACCTTTACAGCCTATTACTTCTCCCACTTAACCGTACAGGAGTTCTTGGCAGCTCTTTATTACTACACAGTGGCAAAGCGGGCAATATTTGACCTCTTCACAGAGAGTGGGATGTCCTGGCCCAAGCTGGGCTTCCTCAGCCACTTCAAGAGCACTGTGCAGAGGTCACTGCAGGCAGAGGACAGGCAGCTGGACATCTTCGTTCGTTTCCTCTCTGGACTCCTCTCCCCGCAAGTGAACAAGCTGCTCTCTGGGTGGCTCCTGGTTAAGGATGAGCACAACAGCTTCAGAAGCCAAGCAGCCACCTTCCTCCAGGGCTGCCTGAACACCGACTATGCCATCTCCTCACGCACAGTGAACATCATGCACTGCCTGTATGAAATCCAGCACATGGAGATCGCCAAGACTGTGGAAGAAGCAATGAAGAATGAGAGCTTGGCTGGGATGCTTACCCCTGTGAACTGCTCTGCCTTGGCTTATCTCCTGCAGGTCTCTGATGTCTGCGTGGAGGAGACAAACCTCTCCAACTGCCTCACCTACAACGTCTGCAAGAGtctgctctcccagctcctcttctTACACAACCTCAG GTTGGACAATAACCAGTTTAAGGACAATgtgatggagctgctgggcagtgtGCTGAGTGTGAAGGACTGCCAGATCCAGAAGCTCAG CTTGGCAGAAAATCAGATCAGCAACAAAGGAGCCAAAGCACTGGCCAGGTCACTGCTGGTGAACAGAAGCCTGACGGCACTGGA cCTGCGGAGCAACTCCATCGGCCCCGCCGGAGCAAAAGCACTGGCtgatgcactgaaaaaaaatcaaatcctgcTCTCCCTGAA CCTTCAGCACAACACTATCAAGGAGGATGGTGCCACCTTCCTGGCCGAGGCCCTGCTGACCAACAACAGGCTGGTGACCCTGCA CCTGCAGAAAAATGCCATCGGAGCCCAGGGTGCCAGGAAAATCGCAGAGGCGCTGAAGCAGAACTGCAGCCTCAAGGAGCTGAT ACTCTCCAGCAACTCGGTGGGAGACAACGGCTCTGTTGCCTTGGCCGAAGCCCTGAGGGTGAACCACAGTCTGCAAAGCCTTGA TCTCCAGAGCAACTCCATCAGCAGCACAGGGGTCACGGCACTGACAGCAGCTCTCTGCTCCAACAAGGGACTCATCAGTCTCAA CTTAGCAGCGAACCTGCTGTATGATGAAGGAGGCAAAGCCATCGCTTTAGCCATCAAAGAGAACCGGGCGCTCACATCCCTTCA CTTGCAGTGGAACTTCATCCAGGTAAACGCTTCCATGGCCCTGGCACAAGCACTACAGTCCAACAGCAGCCTGGCCAGCCTTGA CTTGCAGGAAAATGCAGTCGGAGACGAGGGAATGGCCGCCCTCTCTGCCGCATTGAAGGTCAATACGACCCTGGCAGATCTCCA CCTGCAAGTGGCTTCGGTTGGTGTGGCTGGTGCCCAAGCCCTGGCAGAGGCCTTGATGGTGAACAAGAGCCTGCAGATCCTGGA CTTGCGAGGAAACTCCATTGGTGTGGCAGGGGCCAAGGCAATGGCCAATGCACTGAAGGTGAACCGCAGCCTCCGCTGGCTCAA cctgcaggAAAACTCCCTGGGCATGGATGGAGCTATCTGCATTGCCACTGCTCTGAAGGGCAACCATGGTCTCACCTATGTGAA CCTGCAGGGGAATCTTATCGGCCAATCAGGAGCCAAGATGATCTCCAACACCATCCAGATTAACTCCCCCAACTGCATCGTGGATGTGTGA
- the NLRC3 gene encoding NLR family CARD domain-containing protein 3 isoform X3: protein MASSQGGLGGLDQAVPQATGEVHLTAVPGRDHLPPGEAGAPDSGGGWPGAGAELPARAEPMVQKHLESLQSYYGNGLETGVLQRLINLLLVEGLTDIQQKEHDILQTETTKGLPNASKSIPLEKLFLPLSKVSIPPRNSVTIGVAGIGKSTLVKLFIYMWAKGEINRDIVFVLPLTFRELNTYEKLSAERLICSAFPHITEPNCILAGAARTLLILDGLDEFKTPLDFSNAVVCTDPKKEIQVDSLITNIIRGNLLQEASVWVTSRPMAARQIPAGLVDRMTEIRGFGAAEMKDFLDQMFFDNRDLSSQVLQHIRANRSLYVLCTVPGFCQISGSSIAYYLKTSVDQPQETIIVPRTLSEIYSYYFKMALGGNCLEKPRETLRIEQAVNNSKKMVGSLGRLAFYGLLRKKHVFYEQDMKAYGIDLSLLQSSLCTRLLLKEEMKTFTAYYFSHLTVQEFLAALYYYTVAKRAIFDLFTESGMSWPKLGFLSHFKSTVQRSLQAEDRQLDIFVRFLSGLLSPQVNKLLSGWLLVKDEHNSFRSQAATFLQGCLNTDYAISSRTVNIMHCLYEIQHMEIAKTVEEAMKNESLAGMLTPVNCSALAYLLQVSDVCVEETNLSNCLTYNVCKSLLSQLLFLHNLRLDNNQFKDNVMELLGSVLSVKDCQIQKLSLAENQISNKGAKALARSLLVNRSLTALDLRSNSIGPAGAKALADALKKNQILLSLNLQHNTIKEDGATFLAEALLTNNRLVTLHLQKNAIGAQGARKIAEALKQNCSLKELILSSNSVGDNGSVALAEALRVNHSLQSLDLQSNSISSTGVTALTAALCSNKGLISLNPVSSPSLRENSISKEGGPAIAHALQTNSTLRKLDLAANLLYDEGGKAIALAIKENRALTSLHLQWNFIQVNASMALAQALQSNSSLASLDLQVASVGVAGAQALAEALMVNKSLQILDLRGNSIGVAGAKAMANALKVNRSLRWLNLQENSLGMDGAICIATALKGNHGLTYVNLQGNLIGQSGAKMISNTIQINSPNCIVDV, encoded by the exons AGCCCATGGTGCAGAAGCACCTGGAGAGTCTCCAAAGCTACTATGGGAATGGCTTGGAGACAGGTGTCCTGCAGCGACTCATCAACCTGCTACTGGTGGAAGGTTTGACTGATATCCAGCAGAAGGAGCATGACATCCTGCAGACTGAAACCACAAAAGGCCTACCAAATGCATCCAAAAGCATCCCTTTGGAGAAGCTCTTCCTGCCTCTCTCCAAGGTCAGCATCCCACCACGGAACTCTGTCACCATTGGAGTGGCTGGGATTGGCAAAAGCACACTGGTGAAGCTGTTTATCTACATGTGGGCAAAGGGGGAGATCAACCGGGacattgtgtttgtgctgccCCTCACCTTCCGGGAGCTCAACACCTACGAGAAGCTCTCTGCCGAGAGGCTCATCTGCTCAGCATTCCCTCACATCACTGAGCCAAATTGCATCTTGGCAGGAGCCGCCAGGACCCTGCTCATCCTCGATGGCTTGGATGAATTCAAGACTCCTTTGGATTTTTCCAATGCAGTGGTATGCACTGATCCCAAAAAGGAGATCCAAGTGGACAGCCTGATCACCAACATTATACGGGGCaacctgctgcaggaggcaTCTGTCTGGGTCACATCGCGGCCAATGGCAGCCAGACAAATCCCCGCAGGGCTGGTTGACAGGATGACGGAAATACGAGGGTTTGGAGCTGCAGAGATGAAGGACTTCTTGGACCAGATGTTCTTTGACAACAGAGACCTGTCCAGCCAAGTCCTGCAGCACATCAGGGCTAACAGGTCATTATATGTCCTGTGCACTGTTCCTGGCTTCTGCCAGATATCTGGCTCCTCAATCGCTTATTACTTAAAAACCAGTGTGGATCAACCCCAAGAAACAATCATTGTCCCCAGGACCCTATCAGAAATCTATtcctattattttaaaatggctCTGGGTGGTAACTGTCTGGAAAAGCCAAGAGAAACCCTCAGGATTGAGCAGGCTGTGAACAACAGCAAGAAGATGgtgggcagcctgggcagacTGGCCTTCTATGGGCTGCTCAGAAAGAAACACGTGTTTTATGAGCAAGACATGAAGGCATATGGCATCGACCTCTccttgctgcagagcagcctgtgcaCTCGATTGCTACTCAAGGAGGAGATGAAGACCTTTACAGCCTATTACTTCTCCCACTTAACCGTACAGGAGTTCTTGGCAGCTCTTTATTACTACACAGTGGCAAAGCGGGCAATATTTGACCTCTTCACAGAGAGTGGGATGTCCTGGCCCAAGCTGGGCTTCCTCAGCCACTTCAAGAGCACTGTGCAGAGGTCACTGCAGGCAGAGGACAGGCAGCTGGACATCTTCGTTCGTTTCCTCTCTGGACTCCTCTCCCCGCAAGTGAACAAGCTGCTCTCTGGGTGGCTCCTGGTTAAGGATGAGCACAACAGCTTCAGAAGCCAAGCAGCCACCTTCCTCCAGGGCTGCCTGAACACCGACTATGCCATCTCCTCACGCACAGTGAACATCATGCACTGCCTGTATGAAATCCAGCACATGGAGATCGCCAAGACTGTGGAAGAAGCAATGAAGAATGAGAGCTTGGCTGGGATGCTTACCCCTGTGAACTGCTCTGCCTTGGCTTATCTCCTGCAGGTCTCTGATGTCTGCGTGGAGGAGACAAACCTCTCCAACTGCCTCACCTACAACGTCTGCAAGAGtctgctctcccagctcctcttctTACACAACCTCAG GTTGGACAATAACCAGTTTAAGGACAATgtgatggagctgctgggcagtgtGCTGAGTGTGAAGGACTGCCAGATCCAGAAGCTCAG CTTGGCAGAAAATCAGATCAGCAACAAAGGAGCCAAAGCACTGGCCAGGTCACTGCTGGTGAACAGAAGCCTGACGGCACTGGA cCTGCGGAGCAACTCCATCGGCCCCGCCGGAGCAAAAGCACTGGCtgatgcactgaaaaaaaatcaaatcctgcTCTCCCTGAA CCTTCAGCACAACACTATCAAGGAGGATGGTGCCACCTTCCTGGCCGAGGCCCTGCTGACCAACAACAGGCTGGTGACCCTGCA CCTGCAGAAAAATGCCATCGGAGCCCAGGGTGCCAGGAAAATCGCAGAGGCGCTGAAGCAGAACTGCAGCCTCAAGGAGCTGAT ACTCTCCAGCAACTCGGTGGGAGACAACGGCTCTGTTGCCTTGGCCGAAGCCCTGAGGGTGAACCACAGTCTGCAAAGCCTTGA TCTCCAGAGCAACTCCATCAGCAGCACAGGGGTCACGGCACTGACAGCAGCTCTCTGCTCCAACAAGGGACTCATCAGTCTCAA ccctgtgtcttCCCCCAGCCTTCGGGAGAACTCCATCAGCAAGGAGGGGGGCCCTGCCATCGCTCATGCCCTGCAGACCAACAGCACCCTCAGGAAGCTGGA CTTAGCAGCGAACCTGCTGTATGATGAAGGAGGCAAAGCCATCGCTTTAGCCATCAAAGAGAACCGGGCGCTCACATCCCTTCA CTTGCAGTGGAACTTCATCCAGGTAAACGCTTCCATGGCCCTGGCACAAGCACTACAGTCCAACAGCAGCCTGGCCAGCCTTGA CCTGCAAGTGGCTTCGGTTGGTGTGGCTGGTGCCCAAGCCCTGGCAGAGGCCTTGATGGTGAACAAGAGCCTGCAGATCCTGGA CTTGCGAGGAAACTCCATTGGTGTGGCAGGGGCCAAGGCAATGGCCAATGCACTGAAGGTGAACCGCAGCCTCCGCTGGCTCAA cctgcaggAAAACTCCCTGGGCATGGATGGAGCTATCTGCATTGCCACTGCTCTGAAGGGCAACCATGGTCTCACCTATGTGAA CCTGCAGGGGAATCTTATCGGCCAATCAGGAGCCAAGATGATCTCCAACACCATCCAGATTAACTCCCCCAACTGCATCGTGGATGTGTGA